One window of Deltaproteobacteria bacterium genomic DNA carries:
- a CDS encoding alpha/beta hydrolase → MPMASARGLRMYYELRGSGPPLLLVMGWRANLDWWPRALLAPLEARHRLILFDNRGAGRTGDPGGAFSIAQMADDAAALLDALDVPRAHVFGVSMGGMIAQELALRHPARVDRLVLACTHAGGTQAMAPDRAMRRAWLRVVGTRWGLERRLSYLLFSKDVQSEQPELWRDFAAVVGRARISEWASAKQFLAIARHASHRRISEIRAPTLVLAGDGDLMVAPKNAEWLASKIPQARLEVVPGAGHALLHEHALRIDGLLGEFLGAQST, encoded by the coding sequence ATGCCGATGGCGAGCGCGCGCGGGCTGCGCATGTACTACGAGCTGCGCGGGAGCGGGCCGCCCCTGCTGCTGGTGATGGGTTGGAGGGCCAACCTCGACTGGTGGCCTCGCGCGCTGCTCGCGCCGCTGGAGGCGCGGCACCGGCTCATCCTCTTCGACAACCGCGGCGCGGGCCGCACCGGAGACCCCGGCGGCGCCTTCTCCATCGCGCAGATGGCCGACGACGCCGCGGCGCTCCTCGACGCGCTCGACGTCCCGCGCGCGCACGTCTTCGGCGTCTCCATGGGCGGGATGATCGCCCAGGAGCTGGCGCTGCGGCACCCGGCGCGTGTGGACAGATTGGTGCTGGCGTGCACCCACGCAGGCGGCACGCAGGCGATGGCGCCCGACCGCGCCATGCGTCGAGCGTGGCTGCGCGTGGTGGGGACGCGCTGGGGACTGGAGCGGCGGCTCTCGTACCTGCTCTTCTCGAAGGACGTCCAGAGCGAGCAGCCCGAGCTCTGGCGCGACTTCGCCGCGGTGGTGGGCCGCGCGCGCATCAGCGAGTGGGCCAGCGCCAAGCAGTTCCTCGCCATCGCGCGGCACGCGTCGCATCGGCGCATCTCGGAGATTCGTGCACCCACGCTGGTGCTCGCCGGCGATGGCGACCTGATGGTGGCGCCGAAGAACGCCGAGTGGCTGGCGTCGAAGATTCCCCAGGCGCGGCTGGAGGTGGTGCCTGGCGCCGGGCACGCACTCCTGCACGAGCATGCGCTCCGCATCGACGGGCTGTTGGGCGAGTTCCTCGGGGCGCAGTCGACGTGA
- a CDS encoding sigma-70 family RNA polymerase sigma factor, translated as MNAPQTPFEALNDAARQTWQRFLDTYEPLRPELYRYCRHLTRSPWDAEDLSQDALARAFVTLAQWHQSPPSSPRAWLFRMASNLWIDRVRARRETALPEREHLLAAPEPQATREAAGTLISSLSPQERAAVVLKDAFDLTLEEIAEVLVTTTGAVKAALHRGRGKLAVDEAVAPARTPTSAVLNAFVDAFNARDLERLTSLLVDDAALEVVGATDEYGKDAVRDGPVKGMLFGTRRVVDPMARQFLDLEAHDQMLPESPRAELRVHRGEPVVVLWYQHEDGEFVRAFIQLEVDGERVTRVKNHFYGPEVLREVCGELGVPCRTNGYRYWRRGETER; from the coding sequence ATGAACGCACCCCAAACGCCCTTCGAAGCCCTGAACGACGCCGCCCGGCAGACCTGGCAGCGCTTCCTCGACACCTACGAGCCGCTGCGGCCCGAGCTGTACCGCTACTGCCGCCACCTCACCCGGAGCCCGTGGGACGCGGAGGATTTGTCGCAGGACGCGCTGGCCCGGGCGTTCGTCACGCTGGCGCAATGGCACCAATCGCCGCCGTCGAGTCCGCGCGCGTGGCTCTTCCGAATGGCGTCCAACCTCTGGATCGATCGGGTCCGGGCGCGACGGGAGACGGCGCTGCCCGAGCGCGAGCACTTACTCGCGGCTCCCGAGCCACAAGCCACCCGGGAGGCTGCGGGAACGCTCATTTCATCGCTCTCGCCGCAGGAGCGCGCCGCGGTGGTGCTCAAGGACGCGTTCGATCTGACGCTGGAGGAGATCGCGGAGGTGCTCGTGACCACGACCGGCGCGGTCAAGGCAGCGCTGCATCGCGGGCGGGGCAAGCTCGCTGTCGACGAGGCGGTCGCTCCGGCGCGCACGCCCACCTCCGCCGTGTTGAACGCTTTCGTGGACGCGTTCAACGCGCGAGATCTCGAACGACTGACCTCGCTGCTCGTCGACGACGCCGCGCTCGAGGTGGTGGGCGCCACCGACGAGTACGGGAAGGACGCCGTCCGCGACGGCCCGGTGAAGGGGATGCTCTTCGGCACCCGGCGCGTGGTGGATCCGATGGCGCGCCAGTTCCTCGATCTGGAGGCGCACGATCAGATGCTGCCGGAGTCGCCGCGGGCCGAGCTGCGCGTGCACCGCGGCGAGCCCGTGGTCGTGCTTTGGTACCAGCACGAGGACGGCGAGTTCGTTCGCGCGTTCATCCAGCTCGAGGTCGATGGCGAGCGGGTCACGCGGGTGAAGAATCACTTCTACGGGCCGGAGGTGCTTCGCGAGGTGTGCGGCGAGCTGGGCGTGCCGTGTCGGACCAACGGGTATCGATACTGGCGGCGGGGCGAGACCGAGCGCTGA
- a CDS encoding RluA family pseudouridine synthase → MLRNPFEPGEPHPLARQAAEALQEELARLPTPQREDAAAGKMFGVLVARDSAGHLTTLRAFAGMLGGRWDVDGFVGPVFDLVARNAWWPAAERELRELDEAIDAPSKRASALCTQLEALAHSHAAAERDSKSRDEALRAERHAQRTALGGAPETDETRAALARLSNESQRARDARRAEKAAHLAERESILKSIREQEVARDALKRQRAARSNEFLEALLAGYQLCNARGEVRSVKEIFAPEAPPGGAGDCAAPKLFAHAQRNALQPIALAEFWWGASPVSGTRRHGAYYPSCRSKCGPVLAHVLQGWDVESFAIPGAAPIAPDEPRTLYEDRWLAVVDKPEGLLSVPGRHHALRDCVLARLRARYPDATGPIIVHRLDLDTSGVMVVAKDLRTYQELQRQFAKREVEKRYVAIVEGDVAGGQGAIDLPLRVDLDDRPRQMHDPIHGKAALTTWAVLAREKGRTRLALRPHTGRTHQLRVHAAHPLGLNAPIVGDRLYGTAAERLHLHAERVRFVNPGNGSTLELESPTPF, encoded by the coding sequence ATGCTCCGCAATCCCTTCGAGCCCGGTGAGCCGCACCCGCTGGCGCGCCAGGCTGCCGAGGCTCTGCAAGAGGAGCTCGCGCGCCTGCCGACCCCGCAGCGCGAGGACGCCGCCGCCGGGAAGATGTTCGGCGTGTTGGTCGCCCGCGATTCAGCGGGGCATCTCACGACGCTGCGCGCGTTCGCAGGGATGCTCGGCGGGAGATGGGACGTCGACGGCTTCGTCGGGCCCGTCTTCGATCTTGTGGCGCGCAACGCCTGGTGGCCCGCAGCCGAACGAGAGCTGCGCGAGCTCGACGAAGCCATCGACGCGCCTTCGAAGCGTGCCTCGGCGCTGTGCACCCAACTCGAAGCGCTCGCGCACAGCCACGCCGCCGCCGAGCGAGATTCGAAATCCCGGGACGAAGCCCTGCGCGCCGAGCGGCACGCCCAGCGGACGGCGCTCGGCGGCGCACCCGAGACGGACGAGACCCGCGCCGCCCTCGCGCGCTTGTCCAACGAGAGCCAGCGCGCCCGCGACGCGCGTCGTGCTGAGAAGGCGGCGCACCTCGCAGAACGCGAAAGCATCCTCAAGTCCATCCGCGAGCAAGAGGTCGCGCGAGACGCCCTCAAGCGCCAGCGCGCCGCGCGCTCCAACGAATTTCTCGAGGCGCTCCTCGCCGGCTACCAGCTCTGCAACGCGCGCGGCGAGGTTCGCAGTGTGAAGGAAATCTTCGCGCCCGAGGCGCCTCCGGGCGGCGCGGGAGATTGCGCGGCGCCCAAGCTCTTTGCGCACGCGCAGCGAAACGCCCTGCAGCCGATCGCCCTGGCCGAGTTCTGGTGGGGCGCGTCACCCGTCTCGGGGACGCGGCGTCACGGCGCCTACTACCCGTCGTGCCGAAGCAAGTGCGGGCCGGTGCTCGCGCACGTGCTGCAAGGGTGGGACGTCGAGTCGTTCGCGATCCCCGGCGCCGCGCCCATCGCGCCCGACGAGCCGCGCACGCTCTACGAGGACCGCTGGCTCGCCGTCGTCGACAAGCCGGAGGGGCTGCTCTCGGTTCCCGGCCGCCACCACGCCCTGCGCGACTGCGTGCTGGCTCGCCTGCGCGCGCGCTATCCCGACGCAACGGGGCCGATCATCGTCCACCGGCTCGACCTGGACACGTCCGGCGTCATGGTGGTCGCCAAGGATCTGCGGACGTACCAGGAGCTCCAGCGGCAGTTCGCGAAGCGGGAGGTCGAGAAGCGGTACGTGGCGATCGTCGAGGGTGACGTCGCGGGCGGGCAGGGGGCGATCGATCTTCCGCTGCGCGTCGATCTCGATGATCGGCCCAGGCAGATGCACGATCCCATTCACGGCAAGGCGGCGCTGACCACGTGGGCCGTGCTCGCGCGCGAGAAGGGGCGCACGCGGCTCGCGCTGAGGCCGCACACCGGACGGACGCATCAGCTGCGCGTGCATGCGGCGCATCCGCTGGGGCTGAATGCGCCGATCGTGGGCGATCGGTTGTATGGGACGGCGGCGGAGCGGCTGCACCTGCATGCCGAGCGCGTGCGATTTGTGAATCCGGGGAATGGATCGACGCTCGAGCTTGAGAGCCCGACGCCGTTTTGA
- a CDS encoding wax ester/triacylglycerol synthase family O-acyltransferase, whose translation MPKPLSALDKLFLYLETRETMMHVAGLMPFTPPPDAPPDFLRELMAEVRESREVRPPWNLELATPRLLRNPLQAWVEDAHLDLDYHVRRSALPEPGDERELGVLVSRLHSNQVDFHRPPWELHLIENLEGGRFALYVKCHHSLVDGITSMRILARSLSTDPAERKSMFFTLPPPERTTADAPAADFGSLLRQVRSELSAFKSVGLALASLGSAARGRAPDLTPPLKAPPCILNARIGRNRRFATQKYQLDRLKQLAKTAGGTLNDVVIALCAGGLRRFLQDLGQLPEKPLVAFLPVNIRPKDDPGGGNAVGAILASMATDLEDPRARLEAIIASTQRAKEQLQGMSQSAMLAYSALLMAPFGLQSLQALAGVPPWLPVTFNVCISNVPGPDKPLYFRGARLEASYPVSIPTHGMALNITCQSYAGTLGLGFIGCRDTLPHLQKLAVYTGEALQELEKALESKPTSRKASDT comes from the coding sequence ATGCCCAAGCCGCTCTCTGCGCTGGACAAGCTCTTCCTGTACCTCGAGACCCGCGAGACCATGATGCACGTGGCGGGCTTGATGCCCTTCACGCCGCCGCCCGACGCCCCGCCGGACTTTCTTCGCGAGCTGATGGCCGAGGTGCGCGAGTCGCGCGAGGTGAGGCCGCCGTGGAACCTGGAGTTGGCCACCCCGCGCCTCCTCCGCAACCCGCTGCAGGCGTGGGTGGAGGACGCGCACCTCGACCTCGACTACCACGTGCGCCGCTCCGCCCTCCCCGAGCCGGGTGACGAGCGCGAGCTGGGCGTGCTCGTGTCGCGGCTCCATTCCAATCAGGTCGATTTTCATCGGCCGCCGTGGGAGCTGCATCTCATCGAGAACCTCGAGGGCGGCCGCTTTGCACTTTATGTGAAGTGTCACCACTCGCTGGTCGATGGAATCACCAGCATGCGCATCCTCGCGCGGAGCCTCTCCACGGATCCGGCCGAGCGCAAGTCGATGTTCTTCACCCTGCCCCCGCCGGAGCGCACCACCGCCGATGCGCCGGCCGCGGACTTCGGCAGCCTGCTGCGCCAGGTACGCAGCGAGCTGAGCGCGTTCAAGTCGGTCGGGCTCGCCCTGGCATCCCTGGGCTCCGCTGCCCGCGGAAGGGCGCCGGACCTCACGCCGCCCCTCAAGGCGCCGCCCTGCATCCTGAACGCGCGCATTGGACGCAATCGCAGATTCGCCACTCAAAAGTATCAATTGGACAGGTTGAAGCAGCTCGCCAAAACCGCGGGCGGCACGCTCAACGATGTGGTGATTGCGTTGTGCGCGGGCGGGCTGCGCCGCTTCCTTCAGGATCTTGGCCAGCTCCCCGAAAAGCCGCTGGTGGCGTTCCTGCCCGTCAACATCCGGCCCAAGGACGACCCCGGTGGCGGCAACGCCGTCGGCGCGATCCTCGCCTCCATGGCGACCGACCTCGAGGACCCGCGCGCGCGCCTCGAGGCGATCATCGCCTCCACGCAGCGAGCGAAGGAGCAGCTCCAGGGCATGTCCCAAAGCGCGATGCTCGCCTACAGCGCACTGTTGATGGCTCCGTTCGGGCTTCAGTCGTTGCAAGCGCTGGCCGGTGTGCCGCCATGGCTTCCGGTGACCTTCAACGTGTGCATCTCCAACGTGCCCGGCCCCGACAAGCCGCTGTACTTCCGGGGCGCGCGCCTCGAGGCGAGCTACCCGGTCTCCATCCCCACCCACGGGATGGCGCTGAACATCACCTGTCAGAGCTACGCGGGCACGCTCGGGCTCGGCTTCATCGGCTGCCGCGATACCTTGCCGCACCTGCAGAAGCTCGCCGTGTACACCGGCGAGGCACTGCAGGAGCTCGAGAAGGCGCTGGAGTCGAAGCCGACCTCGCGGAAGGCCTCTGACACGTAG
- a CDS encoding alpha/beta hydrolase, with protein sequence MSLELPRPQSFVHHGRRVAFREYGSGARPIVLTHGLLMDGTMFAQLGPALAQSGHRVLTVDMPGHGSSAQPHDMHAYSMTHFGRDVLALLDHLELPQAVVGGTSLGANVALEVAVAHPERVRALVLEMPVLEHGLAGAAALFVPLALALRVGGQGVMRAVSSVARRVPRFHFMADLLLDFIRRDPAASLAVLDGVTFGRVAPPREDRLRLQHPALIVGHPSDPIHPFSDAEMLADELPNARLVLANSILEWRLRPGRLDAELRNFLDSVWSTPLRPS encoded by the coding sequence ATGTCGCTCGAGCTGCCGCGGCCCCAGAGCTTCGTGCACCACGGCCGACGGGTGGCTTTCCGCGAGTACGGCAGCGGCGCGCGTCCGATCGTGCTCACGCACGGCCTGCTCATGGACGGCACCATGTTCGCCCAGCTCGGCCCCGCGCTCGCCCAGAGCGGCCACCGGGTGCTCACCGTGGACATGCCCGGCCACGGCTCCTCGGCCCAGCCGCATGACATGCACGCCTACTCCATGACCCACTTCGGTCGCGACGTCCTCGCGCTGCTCGATCACCTCGAGCTCCCGCAGGCCGTGGTGGGCGGGACCTCGCTGGGCGCGAACGTGGCCCTGGAGGTGGCGGTGGCCCACCCGGAGCGCGTGCGCGCGTTGGTCCTGGAGATGCCGGTCCTGGAGCACGGCCTCGCCGGCGCCGCGGCGCTCTTCGTGCCGCTGGCCCTGGCGCTGCGCGTGGGCGGCCAGGGGGTGATGCGCGCGGTGTCGTCGGTGGCGCGGCGCGTGCCGCGCTTCCACTTCATGGCCGATCTGCTGCTGGACTTCATCCGGCGCGACCCGGCGGCGTCGCTGGCGGTGCTCGACGGCGTCACCTTTGGCCGCGTGGCCCCGCCGCGCGAGGACCGGTTGCGCCTGCAGCACCCGGCGCTGATCGTGGGCCACCCGTCCGATCCGATTCATCCCTTCAGCGACGCGGAGATGCTCGCGGACGAGCTGCCCAACGCGCGGCTGGTGCTCGCCAACTCGATCCTCGAGTGGCGGCTGCGGCCCGGCCGCCTCGACGCGGAGCTGCGCAACTTCCTCGACTCGGTGTGGTCCACGCCGCTGCGCCCTTCCTGA